The Psychrosphaera ytuae genome includes a region encoding these proteins:
- the rnr gene encoding ribonuclease R — protein MPKNDPNYSREKEKYDKPIASREFILEAMAQHDQPLSFSELTKLCKISDPDSVVALKRRLRAMEREGQLLFNKFKKYQIPSATDLIQGRVLGHRDGFGFLQPEGATNNKSDWYISHSQMRSLLPGDKVLAQPIGEYKGKTEARIISVKEPRTAPIIGRYFVEQNTQVVIPDDGRINQEIIIPSGEQMDARHGHMVIVELTQRPSKRSSAIGRVTEVLGEHMAPGMEVDIALRNHEIPFQWSKSIERFVNKLPSEVQEKDKADRIDLRDLPLVTIDGEDSRDFDDAVYCEPKKSGGWRLFVAIADVSHYVRTGTDLDEEAIDRGNSVYFPSKVIPMLPEALSNGLCSLNPQTDRLCMVAEMTISQKGKLSGFKFYEAVMHSHARLTYTKVAAMLEGDTDLQERYRGVWPHVQELYRLYQALKEVRSERGAFEFETVEPKFIFNAHKKIDHVEVVERNDAHKIIEECMIMANVAAAKFIEKHDGHALFRVHDKPDPSKLATFRSFLAELGGELTFSDEPTPKELSSQVNEYLNRPDGELIQTMMIRSMRQAVYQPDNIGHFGLALEGYAHFTSPIRRYPDLIVHRAIKAILHKQKQKVHGHYAYTEDELDELGEQCSMTERRADEAVRDVESWLKCEFMQDHIDQEYEGVIASVTNFGVFVRLTDLHIEGLVHITALGNDYFNYSPERGALVGENTRKVYRLGDELTVRVVSVNLEDKQIDFELADSRRGRKKSTKLDARKASSDKPNRSRSNQARTENAAMSVREQLRRGDVPGQREDTEKSGHGDAHKGKRGKSAKKGGTKSNREDSGRKPKRKPKSRAAKRIAKKKQETGASKSKKKTNKRKKK, from the coding sequence ATGCCAAAAAACGACCCGAATTATTCTCGGGAAAAAGAAAAGTACGACAAGCCTATTGCCAGTCGCGAATTCATCCTCGAAGCGATGGCACAACACGACCAGCCTCTCTCTTTTAGTGAATTAACCAAACTCTGCAAGATTTCAGATCCGGATTCTGTTGTGGCCCTTAAGCGTCGCCTTCGCGCGATGGAAAGAGAGGGACAGTTGCTGTTTAACAAATTCAAAAAATATCAAATTCCTTCAGCAACGGATTTAATTCAAGGTCGCGTACTCGGTCATAGGGACGGTTTTGGCTTTTTACAACCAGAAGGCGCAACTAACAATAAAAGTGATTGGTATATCAGCCATAGCCAAATGCGCAGCTTGTTGCCCGGTGATAAAGTTTTGGCTCAACCCATTGGTGAATATAAGGGCAAGACGGAAGCTCGAATTATTAGTGTCAAAGAGCCGCGCACTGCACCTATTATTGGCCGCTATTTTGTCGAACAAAACACCCAAGTTGTGATCCCTGATGATGGTCGAATAAACCAAGAAATAATTATTCCATCGGGCGAACAAATGGACGCTCGACACGGTCACATGGTGATCGTTGAGTTGACTCAACGTCCGAGTAAACGAAGTTCTGCAATTGGACGTGTAACCGAGGTACTAGGCGAACACATGGCACCCGGAATGGAAGTGGATATAGCGCTTCGCAATCATGAAATTCCATTTCAGTGGTCAAAGAGCATAGAGCGCTTTGTCAATAAACTGCCGTCTGAGGTACAAGAAAAAGATAAAGCCGACCGAATTGATTTACGAGACCTCCCATTAGTAACGATAGATGGTGAGGACTCTCGTGACTTTGATGATGCAGTATATTGTGAGCCGAAAAAATCTGGTGGATGGCGCTTGTTTGTTGCGATCGCCGATGTATCTCATTATGTCCGAACTGGAACTGATCTTGATGAAGAAGCAATTGACCGAGGTAACTCGGTTTATTTCCCATCAAAAGTAATCCCAATGTTGCCTGAAGCACTATCTAATGGCTTGTGTTCTCTCAATCCACAAACCGACAGACTGTGTATGGTTGCTGAGATGACCATCTCGCAAAAAGGAAAATTATCTGGCTTCAAATTTTATGAAGCGGTCATGCATTCGCATGCGCGCTTAACCTATACCAAGGTTGCCGCAATGTTAGAAGGAGATACTGATCTTCAAGAAAGGTATCGTGGAGTGTGGCCACATGTTCAAGAGCTGTATCGTTTGTATCAAGCATTAAAAGAGGTTCGCTCGGAGCGAGGGGCTTTTGAGTTTGAGACTGTTGAGCCAAAATTTATATTTAATGCTCACAAAAAAATTGATCATGTAGAAGTCGTAGAGCGCAACGATGCTCATAAAATCATCGAAGAATGCATGATTATGGCAAATGTCGCTGCTGCTAAGTTCATTGAGAAACACGATGGTCATGCCTTATTCCGTGTGCATGACAAGCCTGATCCGAGCAAGCTTGCAACCTTCCGTTCGTTTTTGGCGGAACTGGGCGGTGAGCTAACATTTTCAGATGAGCCAACTCCAAAAGAGTTGTCGAGCCAAGTTAACGAATATTTAAATCGTCCAGATGGTGAGCTCATTCAAACCATGATGATCCGAAGTATGCGCCAAGCTGTGTATCAACCAGATAATATTGGCCATTTTGGGTTAGCGCTGGAAGGTTATGCACACTTTACCTCACCGATTCGTCGCTATCCGGATTTAATTGTTCATAGGGCAATCAAAGCTATTTTGCACAAACAAAAGCAAAAAGTGCATGGTCATTACGCATATACCGAAGACGAACTCGATGAGCTAGGTGAGCAATGTTCAATGACCGAGCGACGTGCTGATGAGGCGGTGAGAGATGTAGAATCGTGGTTAAAATGCGAATTTATGCAAGACCACATCGACCAAGAATACGAAGGTGTGATTGCCTCGGTTACGAATTTTGGTGTATTTGTGCGATTGACCGATTTGCATATAGAAGGATTGGTTCATATTACTGCACTGGGTAACGACTACTTCAATTACAGTCCTGAGCGAGGTGCACTTGTAGGTGAAAACACCCGCAAAGTGTATCGACTGGGTGATGAGCTCACAGTGAGAGTGGTGTCAGTTAACCTCGAAGATAAACAAATTGATTTTGAGTTAGCTGATTCTCGAAGAGGTCGAAAAAAATCGACTAAACTAGATGCAAGAAAGGCGAGCTCTGATAAACCTAATCGCAGTCGATCTAATCAAGCACGTACTGAAAATGCGGCGATGAGTGTGCGTGAGCAATTGCGTCGTGGTGATGTACCTGGTCAGCGTGAAGACACTGAAAAGTCAGGCCATGGAGACGCACATAAAGGTAAACGCGGTAAAAGCGCCAAAAAAGGTGGTACCAAGTCGAATAGAGAAGACTCTGGACGTAAGCCAAAGCGCAAGCCTAAATCACGTGCGGCTAAACGGATCGCTAAGAAAAAACAAGAAACTGGCGCAAGTAAGTCTAAAAAGAAAACAAACAAGCGCAAAAAGAAATAA
- the rlmB gene encoding 23S rRNA (guanosine(2251)-2'-O)-methyltransferase RlmB: MSSEIAYGIHSLTAIIQNEPERVIELFVLKGREDERVSPIVNEAYALGISVQYTSRKALDDKCKGEQHQGVVARVKAAKQKDEGDLKMWLKSVENRDKPPFLLVLDGVTDPHNLGAVLRTADAAGIDGVIVPKDKSAKLNGTARKVACGAAEVMPLYVVTNLARSLKLLQDNNVWIIGTAGEAEADVFEMKFSGPLAIVMGAEGTGMRRLTREHCDELVKIPMAGSVSSLNVSVATGVILYEAVRQRR; encoded by the coding sequence ATGAGTTCAGAAATAGCTTACGGCATTCATTCCTTAACGGCCATAATTCAAAATGAGCCTGAACGAGTGATAGAATTATTCGTATTGAAAGGTCGCGAGGACGAGCGAGTCAGCCCGATTGTAAATGAGGCCTATGCGCTGGGTATTTCAGTTCAGTATACATCTAGAAAAGCACTAGACGACAAGTGTAAGGGCGAACAACACCAAGGGGTTGTCGCTCGCGTAAAAGCGGCCAAACAAAAAGACGAAGGCGATTTAAAAATGTGGCTGAAGTCGGTTGAAAATCGAGATAAGCCGCCATTTTTATTAGTGTTAGATGGTGTGACAGACCCACATAATTTAGGTGCTGTATTACGTACCGCTGACGCTGCAGGTATTGACGGTGTTATCGTACCAAAAGATAAGTCGGCAAAGCTCAACGGCACTGCTCGTAAAGTGGCTTGTGGGGCTGCAGAAGTTATGCCTCTATATGTCGTAACTAACCTTGCTCGCAGCCTTAAACTTTTACAAGATAACAATGTCTGGATCATCGGCACTGCGGGTGAAGCAGAGGCAGATGTGTTTGAAATGAAGTTTTCTGGCCCCTTAGCTATTGTTATGGGAGCAGAAGGGACAGGTATGCGTCGTTTAACTCGTGAGCACTGTGATGAACTAGTTAAAATTCCAATGGCGGGTTCGGTTTCGAGTTTAAATGTCTCGGTTGCGACCGGAGTCATTTTGTATGAAGCTGTTCGTCAGCGACGCTAA
- a CDS encoding substrate-binding periplasmic protein has protein sequence MFSVVGHSKSNLSRLAVTLLLTLTVLFTLMPSPQAVAKPSKKSAAVVDKTIQLSLRSCVDFRPYVINEQGKKQWLGRHTHFLYQVLQTAGIELEEPQRDSFSQCLALMKSGAIDVMPGLLYSDERAAYMDLLAYTPRAPIAVFYLPKHKSKIERARNVVIAYERGYILPTTIAKSFENSEFIDVISLSSGLQLLERERIDGFVAPLITIQDIMAEQGINKDKFTYQMFSQAGDQVHIGLSQKSNRVSADVKARILEAIQTLKDNGTMASILEQK, from the coding sequence ATGTTCTCCGTTGTTGGGCATTCAAAGTCAAATTTAAGTCGATTAGCCGTTACGTTATTACTAACGCTAACGGTTTTGTTTACTTTGATGCCCAGTCCACAAGCAGTTGCTAAACCAAGTAAAAAAAGTGCAGCAGTGGTGGATAAAACAATACAACTATCTCTGAGAAGTTGTGTTGATTTTAGGCCCTATGTCATAAACGAACAGGGTAAAAAACAATGGTTAGGTCGGCATACTCATTTTTTGTATCAAGTGCTACAGACCGCAGGTATTGAGCTTGAAGAGCCTCAAAGAGATAGCTTTAGCCAATGTTTAGCGTTAATGAAATCTGGTGCGATAGATGTTATGCCTGGATTACTCTATTCCGACGAACGTGCGGCCTATATGGATTTACTGGCATACACCCCAAGAGCGCCCATTGCGGTTTTTTATCTACCAAAGCACAAATCTAAAATAGAACGCGCACGTAATGTAGTTATTGCTTATGAGCGTGGTTATATCCTTCCAACGACGATAGCGAAGTCGTTCGAGAATAGCGAATTTATTGACGTGATTAGTCTTAGCTCGGGGTTACAGTTACTAGAACGAGAACGCATAGATGGTTTTGTGGCACCCTTGATTACGATTCAGGACATAATGGCTGAACAAGGTATAAATAAAGACAAGTTTACCTATCAAATGTTTAGTCAGGCTGGCGATCAGGTCCATATCGGCCTTAGCCAAAAGTCCAATAGAGTAAGTGCTGACGTGAAAGCGCGGATTCTAGAAGCCATCCAAACTTTGAAAGATAATGGCACTATGGCAAGCATTCTTGAACAAAAATAA
- a CDS encoding TlpA disulfide reductase family protein, whose protein sequence is MKHTFTLLVSVLFVLLMSVALHANASDPEVELDEDGNPIVKLDEAPEWVLKDGKGGNVSSADLAGQPYVLTFWATWCPYCKKFQPGLDYIALDYIDVGIPTYAVSFWENDGAKPAEEMEARGLYLPVLVEGDNVAKAFGVLGTPTTIFVNQDGEIVYRHTAFDPNDPQLRAAYEQLKDEMENPKPKVPEGEENKEDDTQS, encoded by the coding sequence ATGAAACATACCTTCACCTTGTTGGTGTCAGTCCTTTTTGTATTGTTAATGTCTGTTGCGCTTCATGCAAACGCCTCAGACCCTGAAGTAGAACTGGATGAAGATGGCAATCCAATCGTCAAATTAGATGAAGCCCCTGAATGGGTTTTGAAAGATGGTAAAGGCGGCAATGTCAGCTCGGCAGATCTAGCCGGACAACCCTATGTGTTAACTTTCTGGGCGACCTGGTGTCCATATTGTAAAAAATTTCAGCCAGGCTTGGATTACATCGCGTTAGATTACATTGATGTAGGCATTCCAACTTATGCCGTTAGCTTTTGGGAAAATGATGGCGCTAAACCAGCCGAAGAAATGGAAGCAAGAGGACTTTATTTACCAGTGCTAGTCGAGGGAGATAATGTTGCCAAGGCGTTTGGTGTACTGGGCACACCTACGACCATCTTCGTTAATCAAGACGGTGAAATTGTCTATCGTCATACCGCGTTTGACCCGAATGATCCTCAACTCAGAGCAGCATATGAGCAACTAAAAGATGAGATGGAAAACCCTAAACCTAAAGTCCCTGAGGGTGAGGAAAATAAAGAAGACGACACCCAGTCTTAA
- the rpsF gene encoding 30S ribosomal protein S6 yields the protein MRHYEIVFMVHPDQSEQVTGMIERYTGLVTEANGTVHRLEDWGRRQLAYPIEKLHKAHYVLMNVEAPSEVIAELEETFRYNDAVLRSLTIRKDVAVTEASPLAKEEKKEQAA from the coding sequence ATGCGTCATTACGAAATCGTTTTCATGGTTCACCCTGACCAGAGTGAACAAGTTACTGGTATGATCGAGCGTTATACTGGTCTAGTTACAGAAGCAAATGGTACTGTTCACCGTCTTGAAGACTGGGGTCGTCGCCAATTAGCTTATCCAATTGAGAAACTACACAAAGCGCACTACGTTCTTATGAATGTTGAAGCACCAAGTGAAGTTATCGCTGAGTTAGAAGAAACTTTCCGTTACAACGACGCTGTTTTACGTAGCTTGACTATCCGTAAAGACGTAGCTGTTACTGAAGCTTCTCCTTTAGCGAAAGAAGAGAAAAAAGAACAAGCTGCTTAA
- the priB gene encoding primosomal replication protein N, whose product MLNQLVITGQVCKSPKFSTSPAGVVHGQFSIEHRSQQQEDGFNRNAYVRIHVVTCGEQQQQLTKHFIVGDEVKVSGFLNRHESKNGQAIIAIHAQQIERLN is encoded by the coding sequence GTGTTAAATCAGCTAGTTATTACTGGCCAAGTTTGTAAATCGCCGAAGTTTTCTACCAGCCCTGCAGGTGTGGTCCACGGACAATTTTCAATTGAACACAGATCACAACAACAGGAAGACGGATTTAATCGCAACGCGTACGTCCGAATTCACGTTGTAACTTGCGGAGAACAACAGCAGCAGTTAACCAAACATTTTATTGTGGGTGATGAAGTAAAAGTGAGTGGGTTTTTAAACCGCCACGAAAGCAAAAACGGCCAAGCCATTATTGCAATTCATGCTCAACAAATAGAAAGACTCAATTAG
- the rpsR gene encoding 30S ribosomal protein S18 has product MARYFRRRKVCRFKADGVKEIDYKDLSTLRNYVTESGKIVPSRITGTSAKYQRQLARAIKRARFLALLPYTDLHQ; this is encoded by the coding sequence ATGGCACGTTATTTCAGACGTCGTAAAGTATGCCGTTTCAAAGCAGATGGCGTAAAAGAGATCGATTACAAAGATCTATCAACTCTACGTAACTACGTTACAGAGAGCGGTAAAATCGTACCTAGCCGTATCACTGGTACAAGTGCAAAGTACCAACGCCAATTAGCACGTGCAATCAAACGCGCGCGTTTCTTAGCATTGTTACCTTACACAGATTTACATCAATAA
- the rplI gene encoding 50S ribosomal protein L9 yields the protein MNVILLDKVANLGSLGDNVTVKAGFARNFLFPQGKAVPATKANLEMFEARRAELEAKVAEELAAAEARAEKLNALEAITIASKAGDEGKLFGSIGTRDIADAITAAGVEVAKAEVKMPEGAIRETGEFELAVQLHAEVMANVNVVVIAEA from the coding sequence ATGAACGTAATCCTTTTAGACAAAGTTGCCAACTTAGGTTCTCTTGGTGACAACGTAACAGTTAAAGCTGGTTTTGCTCGTAACTTCCTTTTCCCACAAGGTAAGGCTGTTCCAGCAACTAAAGCAAACTTAGAAATGTTCGAAGCACGTCGCGCTGAATTAGAAGCGAAAGTTGCTGAAGAACTAGCTGCAGCAGAAGCGCGCGCTGAAAAGTTAAACGCATTAGAAGCGATCACTATCGCATCTAAAGCGGGTGACGAAGGCAAGCTATTCGGTTCAATCGGCACTCGTGACATCGCTGATGCGATCACAGCGGCTGGCGTTGAAGTTGCTAAAGCTGAAGTTAAAATGCCTGAAGGTGCAATCCGTGAAACTGGCGAGTTCGAACTTGCTGTTCAATTGCACGCAGAAGTAATGGCCAACGTAAACGTTGTTGTTATTGCTGAAGCATAA
- a CDS encoding RNA polymerase sigma factor, with translation MTGQVIESNAFHKNSGSPPDSEEWHWVEQLKQGQQQALRPLYERYGKKVYALSYRLSSDAEVAEDITQEVFVQVWQKIHNFKGESKFSTWLYSVTSHVAINHMRKQKRWWQSWFVKSDESMATEIIENVPTSDEQSDFTLSRSGLDKHIAALPQQARIVFVLFAIQGWRHEEISKELNIAVGSSKAQYHRAKQLLQMSLHQEEIDSGVVA, from the coding sequence GTGACAGGACAAGTAATTGAATCCAATGCATTTCATAAAAATTCAGGCTCTCCGCCTGATTCTGAAGAATGGCATTGGGTTGAACAACTTAAACAAGGCCAACAACAGGCATTGCGTCCCCTGTACGAACGTTATGGTAAAAAAGTCTATGCCCTAAGTTACCGCTTATCGAGTGATGCAGAGGTGGCAGAAGACATAACCCAAGAGGTATTTGTCCAAGTTTGGCAAAAAATCCATAACTTTAAGGGCGAGAGTAAATTTAGTACCTGGTTGTACTCTGTAACGAGTCACGTTGCCATAAATCATATGCGTAAACAAAAACGCTGGTGGCAATCCTGGTTTGTAAAATCAGACGAAAGTATGGCAACGGAAATCATTGAAAATGTGCCGACGTCGGACGAACAGAGTGATTTCACGCTATCGCGAAGTGGTTTGGACAAACATATTGCCGCTTTGCCACAACAAGCGCGGATTGTATTTGTATTGTTTGCGATTCAGGGCTGGCGCCACGAAGAGATAAGTAAAGAGCTCAATATCGCTGTTGGCTCGAGTAAGGCGCAATACCACAGGGCCAAACAATTATTACAAATGTCTTTGCATCAAGAAGAGATAGATAGTGGAGTGGTTGCATAA
- a CDS encoding DUF4097 family beta strand repeat-containing protein, with amino-acid sequence MKNIAKTVTNLSLLALLALVTAPVLAGEKIDQIVKTNSDGRVSIDVMSGEVEIKSWDKNEVKVTGELDDDAEGYQFEESNGRVVFKVYMPQQRWGSWKSDAGSNLTFWLPKQNDVRFEGVNTNVKVNDVHGGSRINTVNGDIEASSLTKRVSLETVNGKIFSTKLEGKIKLMTVNGEIEDRDSQGELEIEAVNGDINTATDAAELSVNNVNGDMDLNLRNIKELEINTVNGDLDVELRTQRNAKIYISTVGGDANLTFDKSFAGTINVEAHSGGDITNKINGQRPKKERYGPGESLRLNIGSEPIEVEIDTVSGDIKLMKK; translated from the coding sequence ATGAAAAATATAGCAAAAACCGTAACAAACTTATCTTTACTTGCACTGTTGGCGCTGGTTACTGCACCGGTATTAGCAGGTGAGAAAATTGATCAAATAGTCAAAACAAACAGTGATGGCCGAGTATCGATCGACGTCATGAGCGGTGAGGTCGAAATAAAAAGCTGGGATAAAAATGAAGTAAAAGTCACTGGAGAGCTAGATGACGATGCCGAAGGATATCAATTTGAAGAGAGTAATGGCCGAGTCGTGTTTAAAGTGTATATGCCTCAACAACGCTGGGGTAGCTGGAAGAGTGACGCAGGTTCTAATTTAACTTTCTGGTTACCAAAGCAAAATGACGTACGATTTGAGGGCGTTAATACTAACGTTAAGGTTAACGATGTTCATGGCGGCAGTCGCATCAATACCGTAAACGGCGATATTGAAGCGTCTAGCTTGACTAAGAGAGTTAGCTTAGAGACCGTAAATGGCAAAATCTTTTCTACGAAATTAGAGGGTAAAATAAAGCTCATGACGGTTAATGGCGAAATTGAAGATCGCGATAGCCAAGGTGAATTAGAAATTGAAGCCGTTAATGGTGATATAAATACAGCCACAGATGCAGCGGAGTTAAGTGTCAACAACGTAAACGGTGATATGGATTTGAATCTTCGCAATATCAAAGAGCTTGAAATTAACACTGTGAATGGTGATTTGGATGTAGAGCTTCGCACTCAACGCAATGCCAAAATATACATTTCTACGGTAGGCGGGGATGCAAACTTAACATTTGATAAAAGTTTTGCTGGAACAATAAATGTCGAAGCTCATTCTGGTGGTGACATTACCAATAAGATCAATGGTCAACGACCTAAAAAAGAGCGATATGGACCGGGTGAGTCACTTCGTTTGAATATTGGTTCGGAGCCGATTGAAGTGGAAATTGATACGGTATCGGGCGACATTAAATTAATGAAAAAATAA